A single genomic interval of Alteromonas sp. BL110 harbors:
- the hemA gene encoding glutamyl-tRNA reductase: MTLLALGINHKTAPVALREKVAFTPDSLVEALASLKRLDGIDESVIVSTCNRTELYVNTQDDTGQKLLQWLSDFHHLDVEEIASNSYVLAQDEAVKHIMRVASGLDSLILGEPQILGQVKQAFGDAKHSGMVSSEFDKLFQHTFSVAKRVRSETDIGANAVSVAYAAVQLAKHIFAELPKRSVLLVGAGETIELVAQHLKEQGVSCLAVANRTVARAEALAETLDASVFTLSQVPEHLKDFDIVISSTASQLPLIGKGMVEKALKQRRNMPMFLVDLAVPRDIESEVNELGDAYLYTVDDLQHIVQKNLENREQAAKEAEKLIDKQAGDYMTWKQSQQSIDLVRQYRQKGMAQRDDIVEKAKAQLAEGKNAETVLEEMAYKLTNTLLHSTTLALREAAMHDDPALSRWMGQALDLSDFSSDNNK; encoded by the coding sequence ATGACTTTACTCGCCCTCGGTATTAACCACAAAACAGCACCAGTAGCACTTCGCGAAAAAGTGGCTTTTACACCAGATTCTCTGGTGGAAGCGCTTGCGAGTTTAAAAAGGCTGGATGGCATAGATGAGTCTGTCATTGTATCCACCTGTAACCGAACTGAACTCTACGTCAATACCCAAGACGATACGGGTCAAAAGCTTCTACAATGGTTAAGTGACTTTCATCATTTAGATGTTGAAGAGATTGCCAGTAATAGCTACGTGCTCGCACAAGACGAGGCTGTAAAGCACATAATGCGAGTAGCCAGCGGCCTTGATTCACTGATTTTAGGTGAGCCTCAGATTTTAGGGCAGGTAAAGCAAGCGTTTGGCGATGCTAAGCATTCAGGTATGGTGAGCAGCGAGTTTGATAAGTTGTTCCAACATACTTTTTCAGTGGCGAAGCGAGTTCGCAGTGAAACTGATATCGGGGCAAACGCAGTTAGCGTAGCCTATGCCGCCGTACAGTTGGCCAAGCATATATTCGCTGAACTACCAAAACGTTCAGTACTATTAGTGGGAGCTGGCGAAACCATCGAACTTGTCGCTCAGCATTTGAAAGAGCAGGGCGTAAGCTGCTTGGCCGTGGCAAACAGAACGGTGGCTCGCGCAGAGGCCTTAGCCGAAACACTAGATGCGAGCGTGTTTACCTTATCTCAAGTACCAGAGCACTTAAAAGATTTTGATATCGTGATAAGCTCTACCGCGAGCCAACTGCCTTTAATTGGCAAAGGCATGGTGGAAAAAGCGCTTAAACAGCGTAGAAACATGCCAATGTTCTTGGTCGATTTGGCAGTGCCGCGAGACATAGAGTCAGAAGTAAACGAGTTAGGTGATGCCTATCTTTATACTGTCGATGACCTACAACACATTGTTCAAAAGAATTTAGAAAACCGCGAGCAAGCTGCAAAAGAAGCTGAAAAGCTTATCGACAAGCAAGCTGGCGATTATATGACATGGAAACAGTCGCAGCAATCTATAGATTTAGTAAGACAGTATCGCCAAAAAGGCATGGCGCAGCGTGACGATATTGTGGAAAAAGCCAAAGCGCAATTAGCGGAAGGTAAGAATGCCGAAACGGTATTAGAAGAAATGGCGTATAAACTAACCAATACGCTGTTGCATTCAACGACCCTAGCGTTACGCGAGGCTGCCATGCACGATGACCCGGCGTTAAGCCGTTGGATGGGACAGGCATTAGATTTATCTGACTTTTCGTCAGACAATAATAAATAA
- the ispE gene encoding 4-(cytidine 5'-diphospho)-2-C-methyl-D-erythritol kinase produces the protein MNASVITSKNWWPSPAKLNLFLHILGRYDNGYHQLQSLFQMLDYGDALAFDIGNENKKGFDNSNIRMEVPLKGVPDDENLIIKAARLLATKTKCNKGAVISLDKRLPMGGGIGGGSSNAATTLVALNHLWNTGLSEDELAELGLRLGADVPIFVRGLTAFAGGIGEEITPAPQKEVYYLVANPNVHVSTAEVFTSPDLPRNTPAIRWEDYKFEKTWNDCQQLVVNRYPEVAKLLQWLVHYAPSRMTGTGACVFATFSDYASAEQVRAKMPKPWQSFVAKGVNRSPLLDKLEQQK, from the coding sequence GTGAATGCATCTGTGATTACGTCAAAAAATTGGTGGCCTTCCCCCGCTAAACTGAATCTTTTCTTACACATTCTTGGCCGATACGACAACGGATACCATCAGCTTCAAAGCCTTTTTCAAATGCTCGATTACGGCGATGCACTTGCCTTTGACATAGGTAATGAGAACAAAAAAGGTTTTGATAATTCAAATATTCGTATGGAAGTACCATTAAAAGGTGTACCCGATGATGAGAATTTGATTATAAAAGCAGCGCGACTGCTGGCGACAAAAACAAAATGTAATAAAGGTGCCGTTATTTCTTTGGACAAGCGCCTTCCTATGGGTGGCGGCATTGGCGGTGGCTCTTCGAATGCAGCAACAACCCTGGTGGCGCTTAATCATTTATGGAACACAGGGCTAAGTGAAGACGAACTTGCCGAGTTAGGATTACGTTTAGGCGCGGATGTACCTATTTTCGTACGGGGTTTGACAGCATTTGCTGGGGGGATCGGAGAAGAGATAACGCCAGCACCTCAAAAAGAAGTGTACTATTTAGTGGCAAACCCTAACGTTCACGTAAGTACGGCTGAGGTATTCACTTCACCCGATTTGCCCAGAAATACGCCAGCGATACGTTGGGAAGACTACAAATTTGAAAAAACTTGGAATGATTGTCAGCAATTAGTCGTGAATCGCTATCCCGAAGTTGCAAAATTATTACAGTGGTTGGTACACTACGCACCGTCGCGAATGACGGGCACAGGTGCTTGCGTATTTGCCACCTTTTCTGACTACGCTTCTGCCGAGCAGGTTAGGGCTAAAATGCCTAAACCTTGGCAGAGTTTTGTCGCAAAAGGTGTGAATCGCTCACCACTATTAGACAAATTAGAACAACAAAAATAG
- the lolB gene encoding lipoprotein insertase outer membrane protein LolB: MIRLFSFLFAICFLLSACTTAPKGPENAVNLTAQLEKVAEVQQWQMRGKIAFRQGKDAASLNLVWKNDFGDFDFRLTNFLGVSLVNLSVDQKQSVLEADGETYVDALPEPLIYRITGMVIPVEPLLSWVKGLPLKGDKYTLTEKGLVNTLESYCQGCRNWQVTYGNYGSIELEGDTSVWLPHSITLTQNETPNMPKTQLKIKIYQWTL; the protein is encoded by the coding sequence ATGATTCGCTTATTTTCTTTTTTGTTCGCCATTTGCTTTCTATTAAGTGCATGTACGACCGCTCCGAAAGGCCCAGAAAACGCGGTGAACCTTACCGCGCAACTCGAAAAAGTGGCTGAAGTCCAACAGTGGCAAATGCGCGGAAAAATTGCGTTTCGCCAAGGAAAAGACGCGGCCAGTCTCAATTTAGTCTGGAAAAACGATTTCGGCGATTTTGATTTTCGATTAACTAATTTTTTAGGAGTAAGTTTAGTTAATCTTAGCGTAGATCAGAAACAATCGGTTTTAGAGGCCGATGGAGAAACCTATGTCGATGCGCTGCCAGAACCTCTAATTTATCGAATTACCGGAATGGTAATACCGGTAGAGCCACTGTTGTCTTGGGTAAAAGGCCTGCCCCTTAAAGGCGATAAATACACGTTAACCGAAAAAGGGTTGGTGAATACCCTTGAAAGCTATTGCCAAGGGTGCCGTAACTGGCAGGTGACTTACGGCAACTATGGTAGTATTGAGTTAGAAGGTGATACGTCTGTATGGCTACCGCACAGCATAACGCTTACCCAGAACGAAACACCGAATATGCCGAAAACCCAACTAAAAATAAAAATTTACCAATGGACTCTGTAG